The Lactuca sativa cultivar Salinas chromosome 2, Lsat_Salinas_v11, whole genome shotgun sequence genome includes a window with the following:
- the LOC122194372 gene encoding peroxidase N, with amino-acid sequence MKNATNITFAWFITISMLCLLANSQLTTTFYSKSCPNLLSIVRKQMMNAIKTETRMAASLLRLHFHDCFVNGCDASILLDGSNGEKNAFPNINSARGYEVVDAIKTAVESSCSGVVSCADILAIAARDSVLLSGGPSWKVLLGRRDGLVANQSGANSKLPAPFESVGNITLKFQAVGLNLTDVVSLSGAHTIGLASCATFQNRLFNFSGSNGPDSTMLDGNMVSGLQNLCSPGDVTRTTQLDWNSTDLFDNNYFQNLVKGRGVLESDQFLYSSAQAVSTTRSLVEVYSKNPKLFSDDFANSMVKMGNIEPLTGSAGEIRKNCRVVNS; translated from the exons ATGAAGAACGCAACCAACATCACCTTTGCATGGTTCATAACCATCTCCATGTTGTGTTTGCTTGCAAATTCTCAACTAACAACAACTTTTTACTCAAAGTCATGTCCCAACCTTCTCAGTATTGTACGCAAACAAATGATGAACGCGATCAAAACCGAAACAAGAATGGCAGCTTCTTTACTCCGACTTCACTTCCATGATTGTTTTGTAAAT ggGTGTGATGCATCAATTTTATTGGACGGAAGCAACGGAGAGAAAAACGCTTTTCCAAACATCAATTCCGCTAGAGGGTACGAGGTGGTGGATGCCATTAAAACCGCTGTGGAAAGCTCGTGTAGTGGAGTAGTTTCATGTGCCGACATTCTCGCCATAGCTGCCCGGGATTCCGTCCTCTTG AGTGGGGGACCATCATGGAAGGTGTTATTAGGAAGACGGGACGGGCTCGTGGCAAATCAATCTGGAGCCAATTCAAAACTACCCGCACCATTTGAGTCGGTTGGTAACATCACACTCAAGTTTCAAGCTGTAGGCCTTAATCTCACCGACGTCGTGTCACTATCAG GTGCGCATACGATCGGGTTAGCGAGTTGTGCTACGTTTCAAAACAGATTATTTAACTTCTCGGGATCAAATGGTCCGGATAGCACGATGTTGGATGGGAACATGGTGTCGGGGCTTCAGAATTTATGTTCGCCCGGAGATGTTACCCGGACAACTCAACTTGACTGGAACTCAACGGATTTGTTTGATAATAATTATTTTCAAAATCTGGTCAAAGGGAGGGGAGTTCTTGAGTCTGATCAGTTTTTGTATTCAAGTGCTCAGGCTGTGTCAACTACACGAAGTCTTGTTGAGGTTTACAGTAAAAACCCCAAGCTTTTTTCTGATGATTTTGCTAATTCCATGGTCAAAATGGGGAACATAGAACCACTTACTGGGTCGGCTGGAGAGATTAGGAAGAATTGCAGGGTTGTTAATTCCTAA
- the LOC111899820 gene encoding formate--tetrahydrofolate ligase — protein sequence MSSRKLEVVSPVPADIDIANSVIPLHIAEIAKDLNLNPDHYDLYGKYKAKVLLSVFDELKEREDGYYVVVGGITPTPLGEGKSTTTVGLCQALGAFLDKKVVTTLRQPSQGPTFGIKGGAAGGGYSQVIPMDEFNLHLTGDIHAITASNNLLAAAIDTRIFHENTQSDKALFSRLCPPNKEGVRTFNDIMFRRLKKLNITKTKPEDLTPEEVNKFARLDIDPDSITWRRVMDVNDRFLRKISVGQGPDEKGMVRETAFDISVASEIMAVLALTTSLSDMRERLGKMVIGNSKSGDPVTADDLGLGGALTVLMKDAINPTLMQTLEGTPVLVHAGPFANIAHGNSSIVADKIALKLVGPGGYVVTEAGFGSDIGTEKFMNIKCRYSGLKPQCAIIVATIRALKMHGGGPLVTAGKPLDKAYVNENVGLVEAGCVNLIRHIENTKAYGVNVVVAVNKFSTDTDAEIAAVKNAAIGAGAFDAVLCTHHAHGGKGAIELGIAVQKACESATQPLKFLYPLDISIKEKIEAIARSYGASGVEYSEQAEKQIEMYSKQGFSGLPICMAKTQYSFSDNASAKGAPTGFVLPIRDVRGSIGAGFIYPLVGTMSTMPGLPTRPCFYDIDLDTETGRVKGLS from the exons atgagttcaagaAAATTAGAAGTGGTATCTCCTGTTCCAGCAGATATAGATATTGCAAATTCTGTTATTCCTCTACATATCGCTGAGATTGCTAAAGATCTCAATCTTAACCCTGACCACTATGATCTTTACGGAAAATACAAGGCCAAG GTTTTGTTGTCTGTTTTTGATGAACTGAAAGAAAGAGAAGATGGGTATTATGTTGTTGTTGGAGGAATTACTCCAACACCTCTTGGAGAAGGCAAGTCTACTACCACTGTTGGTCTTTGTCAAGCTTTGGGAGCTTTTCTTGATAAAAAG GTTGTCACCACCCTCAGACAACCATCACAAGGGCCAACATTTGGGATCAAAGGTGGTGCAGCCGGTGGTGGTTACAGTCAAGTCATCCCTATGGATGAGTTCAATCTTCATTTGACCGGCGACATTCATGCAATCACCGCCTCAAACAACCTTCTTGCTGCTGCCATTGACACACGAATCTTCCATGAAAATACACAAAGTGATAAAGCTCTGTTCAGTCGCTTATGCCCACCAAACAAAGAAGGTGTCCGCACCTTCAATGACATAATGTTCAGACGATTAAAAAAGCTGAATATTACCAAGACAAAACCCGAGGATTTGACCCCAGAAGAAGTCAACAAATTTGCAAGACTTGACATTGACCCTGATAGCATCACATGGAGGAGGGTTATGGATGTAAATGACCGTTTCTTGAGGAAAATCAGCGTGGGTCAAGGCCCAGATGAGAAAGGAATGGTGAGAGAAACAGCTTTTGACATATCAGTTGCGAGTGAGATAATGGCAGTTTTAGCCCTGACAACATCTTTATCTGACATGAGAGAACGCCTCGGGAAGATGGTGATTGGAAACAGCAAATCCGGTGACCCTGTAACAGCTGATGATCTTGGGCTTGGTGGCGCATTGACTGTGCTCATGAAAGACGCCATTAATCCAACCCTAATGCAGACCCTTGAAGGCACCCCTGTTCTTGTTCATGCAGGCCCGTTTGCCAACATAGCCCATGGAAACTCTTCAATTGTGGCTGATAAAATCGCGTTGAAGCTGGTGGGCCCTGGTGGGTATGTTGTGACAGAAGCGGGTTTTGGATCGGATATAGGAACTGAAAAGTTTATGAACATTAAATGTCGATATAGCGGGTTGAAACCTCAATGTGCCATTATTGTGGCCACAATTAGGGCTCTGAAGATGCACGGTGGTGGGCCCCTGGTAACCGCCGGAAAACCGCTTGATAAGGCTTATGTTAATGAAAACGTCGGTCTTGTTGAAGCAGGATGTGTGAATTTGATTCGACACATTGAGAACACAAAGGCGTATGGTGTGAATGTTGTTGTGGCTGTGAATAAGTTTTCAACTGATACTGATGCAGAAATTGCTGCTGTCAAGAACGCTGCCATTGGAGCTGGTGCTTTTGATGCTGTTCTTTGCACTCACCATGCCCATGGTGGAAAAGGAGCG ATTGAGCTTGGGATTGCTGTACAAAAAGCCTGTGAAAGCGCGACACAACCTTTGAAATTCCTGTACCCTTTGGATATAAGCATCAAAGAGAAGATAGAAGCCATAGCAAGATCATATGGTGCTAGTGGTGTTGAGTACTCTGAACAG GCGGAGAAACAGATTGAGATGTATAGCAAACAAGGGTTTTCTGGTTTGCCAATCTGTATGGCAAAAACGCAATACTCGTTTTCTGATAATGCCTCAGCAAAGGGAGCCCCTACAGGATTTGTGTTGCCTATTAGGGATGTTAGGGGAAGTATTGGTGCTGGGTTTATTTACCCATTGGTGGGGACGATGAGTACAATGCCTGGACTTCCTACACGCCCTTGCTTTTATGACATTGATCTTGACACTGAAACTGGAAGGGTGAAAGGGCTTTCTTGA